A region from the Tigriopus californicus strain San Diego chromosome 9, Tcal_SD_v2.1, whole genome shotgun sequence genome encodes:
- the LOC131886595 gene encoding RILP-like protein homolog isoform X4: protein MSWTRGDSPASLARPEGAGPGPSAHDTLAQRASSDSRPLVELSVAQVYDMAADIGREFESLIDAYGPDSITGLMPKTILALEYLEAFASENDAQITAIESLQSTIKHLELEDTKKYEERQRSAREMEQIEEHYKQETRDLLATVKRLQDENRKLASSLAAATERDSAFSEDEAYFEVDLVNRLQSVIDKQRGQIKKLDQNALDVRTENEELKCYNDKLNGCTKDLRRKIRSTQTQLHEMIDERAEITAKYNEAQRDIQILSRHLGDAAKECKDLSQEADHAKGRLVYSENDPNRPRFNLAELKEILQERNSLKAKVSDLQDELAMFRPRPATEEDDLKSLKFEDLPVQGPLPEDPDDAPWKRGNESGIRKLFSFITTRVSTVSLTLVASAEQELNARMKANACSIGGSPGTQPQALQ from the exons ATGAGTTGGACGCGTGGGGATTCCCCGGCCTCACTGGCCAGGCCAGAGGGGGCAGGCCCGGGGCCGTCCGCTCACGACACCCTGGCCCAGCGGGCCTCTTCGGACTCCCGTCCCCTGGTCGAGCTGAGTGTGGCGCAAGTCTACGACATGGCCGCCGATATCG GTCGTGAATTCGAGTCGCTCATCGATGCCTACGGTCCCGATTCCATCACCGGGCTCATGCCTAAGACCATCTTAGCCTTGGAATATCTCGAAGCTTTCGCTTCAGAAAATGACGCTCAAATAACCGCCATTGAAAGTCTTCAATCGACCATCAAGCATTTGGAATTAGAAGATACCAAGAAATATGAGGAACGTCAACGCAGTGCTCGG gaaatggaacaaattgaaGAGCATTACAAACAAGAAACCCGAGACCTGTTGGCCACTGTCAAGCGCTTGCAGGATGAAAATCGGAAATTGGCCTCGTCTTTAGCCGCCGCCACCGAACGTGATAGCGCCTTCTCGGAAGATG AGGCCTACTTCGAAGTGGATCTGGTGAACCGTCTTCAATCTGTGATTGATAAGCAACGAGGTCAGAtaaaaaaattggaccaaaacgCTCTGGACGTGAGAACTGAAAATGAGGAG CTTAAATGCTACAATGACAAATTGAATGGCTGCACAAAAGATCTTAGGCGTAAGATTCGCTCCACCCAAACCCAACTGCACGAAATGATCGATGAGCGCGCCGAAATAACCGCCAAG TATAACGAGGCTCAGCGTGACATTCAGATTCTGTCCAGACATCTCGGGGATGCCGCCAAAGAGTGTAAAGACCTGTCACAGGAGGCGGATCACGCTAAAGGGAGACTCGTGTACTCGGAAAACGATCCTAATCGACCGCGGTTCAACTTGGCCGAATTGAAAGAGATTCTTCAGGAACGGAATAGCCTCAAAGCTAAAGTGAGCGACTTACAAGACGAACTGGCCATGTTTCGGCCTAGACCGGCCACCGA AGAGGATGACTTGAAATCCTTGAAGTTTGAGGACCTCCCAGTCCAGGGTCCTCTTCCCGAAGATCCGGATGACGCACCGTGGAAAAGAGGCAACGAGTCGGGAATTCGAAAACT ATTTTCGTTCATTACTACTCGTGTGAGTACGGTGTCACTGACCCTGGTGGCATCCGCCGAACAGGAACTCAATGCTCGAATGAAAGCTAATGCCTGTTCAATTGGGGGAAGTCCTGGAACGCAACCACAGGCCTTACAATAG
- the LOC131886597 gene encoding ribosome production factor 1-like, with protein sequence MGVPTTMATPNATHFPHEGKSTEEVQLEQIRNKLRRRELATKLKRQKKKDKRQRQDERKKEAQALGPDAPPRLVPKTLEALREPDVTTVVMGGAEPGAEPDPTLMDEETHWDINHDEFQDYFAKAYQPKVLITSADNPHSRTIAFMKELSRIIPNAEPMWRKNSSMKKMVRRSIENEFTDIVVVNEDNRHPNGMIVSHLPNGPTAHFRLSNVKIAKDIKKDWRQISSLRPEVILNNFSTRLGHTVGRMMAALFHYEPQFQGKRCVTFHNQRDYIFFRHHMYDFKSSEKVRLRDMGPRFTLKLRSLQKGTFDSKLGEYEWIISGRRHDMETSRRRFFL encoded by the exons ATGGGGGTGCCCACCACCATGGCCACGCCCAACGCAACGCATTTCCCGCATGAAGGCAAATCCACCGAGGAGGTTCAATTGGAACAGATTCGCAATAAACTTCGACGTCGCGAATTGGCCACGAAATTGAAACGTCAAAAGAAGAAG GATAAACGCCAACGTCAAGATGAGCGGAAGAAAGAGGCTCAAGCTTTGGGCCCGGACGCCCCGCCCCGCCTCGTACCCAAGACTTTGGAGGCGTTGCGCGAGCCCGATGTGACCACGGTTGTCATGGGCGGGGCTGAGCCCGGAGCCGAACCCGACCCGACGCTTATGGATGAAGAAACACATTGGGACATCAACCATGACGAGTTCCAAGActactttgccaaggcctacCAACCCAAAGTGCTCATCACGTCGGCTGATAATCCGCACTCG CGTACCATTGCCTTCATGAAGGAGTTATCGCGCATCATTCCCAATGCCGAACCCATGTGGCGAAAGAACAGCTCTATGAAAAAGATGGTCCGCCGATCCATTGAGAACGAATTCACGGACATCGTGGTGGTCAACGAAGACAACCGCCATCCCAATGGCATGATCGTGTCTCATTTGCCCAATGGACCCACCGCCCATTTCCGTCTGAGCAACGTGAAGATTGCCAAGGATATCAAG AAAGATTGGCGACAAATCTCGTCCCTTCGCCCTGAAGTGATTCTCAACAATTTTTCCACGCGCTTGGGCCACACGGTGGGCCGCATGATGGCCGCCTTGTTCCACTACGAACCTCAGTTTCAGGGGAAACGCTGCGTGACTTTTCATAATCAACGCGACTACATATTTTTCCGACATCACAT GTACGATTTCAAGTCGTCGGAAAAGGTTCGCCTACGAGATATGGGACCCCGGTTTACACTAAAGCTACGGTCTCTACAAAAAGGCACGTTTGACTCGAAATTAGGGGAATACGAATGGATCATTTCCGGTCGGCGTCACGATATGGAGACTTCTCGACGTCGTTTCTTCTTGTAA
- the LOC131886595 gene encoding RILP-like protein homolog isoform X3: MSWTRGDSPASLARPEGAGPGPSAHDTLAQRASSDSRPLVELSVAQVYDMAADIGREFESLIDAYGPDSITGLMPKTILALEYLEAFASENDAQITAIESLQSTIKHLELEDTKKYEERQRSAREMEQIEEHYKQETRDLLATVKRLQDENRKLASSLAAATERDSAFSEDEAYFEVDLVNRLQSVIDKQRGQIKKLDQNALDVRTENEELKCYNDKLNGCTKDLRRKIRSTQTQLHEMIDERAEITAKYNEAQRDIQILSRHLGDAAKECKDLSQEADHAKGRLVYSENDPNRPRFNLAELKEILQERNSLKAKVSDLQDELAMFRPRPATEEDDLKSLKFEDLPVQGPLPEDPDDAPWKRGNESGIRKLFRKVFGVSSVSSGSGLPHSISTPVLCQKDLEACETYKANSGQGLKKSFSRFSFLLSSASQQEQEALQDEN; the protein is encoded by the exons ATGAGTTGGACGCGTGGGGATTCCCCGGCCTCACTGGCCAGGCCAGAGGGGGCAGGCCCGGGGCCGTCCGCTCACGACACCCTGGCCCAGCGGGCCTCTTCGGACTCCCGTCCCCTGGTCGAGCTGAGTGTGGCGCAAGTCTACGACATGGCCGCCGATATCG GTCGTGAATTCGAGTCGCTCATCGATGCCTACGGTCCCGATTCCATCACCGGGCTCATGCCTAAGACCATCTTAGCCTTGGAATATCTCGAAGCTTTCGCTTCAGAAAATGACGCTCAAATAACCGCCATTGAAAGTCTTCAATCGACCATCAAGCATTTGGAATTAGAAGATACCAAGAAATATGAGGAACGTCAACGCAGTGCTCGG gaaatggaacaaattgaaGAGCATTACAAACAAGAAACCCGAGACCTGTTGGCCACTGTCAAGCGCTTGCAGGATGAAAATCGGAAATTGGCCTCGTCTTTAGCCGCCGCCACCGAACGTGATAGCGCCTTCTCGGAAGATG AGGCCTACTTCGAAGTGGATCTGGTGAACCGTCTTCAATCTGTGATTGATAAGCAACGAGGTCAGAtaaaaaaattggaccaaaacgCTCTGGACGTGAGAACTGAAAATGAGGAG CTTAAATGCTACAATGACAAATTGAATGGCTGCACAAAAGATCTTAGGCGTAAGATTCGCTCCACCCAAACCCAACTGCACGAAATGATCGATGAGCGCGCCGAAATAACCGCCAAG TATAACGAGGCTCAGCGTGACATTCAGATTCTGTCCAGACATCTCGGGGATGCCGCCAAAGAGTGTAAAGACCTGTCACAGGAGGCGGATCACGCTAAAGGGAGACTCGTGTACTCGGAAAACGATCCTAATCGACCGCGGTTCAACTTGGCCGAATTGAAAGAGATTCTTCAGGAACGGAATAGCCTCAAAGCTAAAGTGAGCGACTTACAAGACGAACTGGCCATGTTTCGGCCTAGACCGGCCACCGA AGAGGATGACTTGAAATCCTTGAAGTTTGAGGACCTCCCAGTCCAGGGTCCTCTTCCCGAAGATCCGGATGACGCACCGTGGAAAAGAGGCAACGAGTCGGGAATTCGAAAACT ATTTCGTAAAGTATTTGGAGTCAGCTCTGTCTCCTCCGGTTCCGGTCTTCCGCATTCCATATCAACTCCAGTATTGTGCCAAAAGGATTTGGAAGCTTGCGAAACCTACAAAGCTAATTCCGGTCAAGGATTGAAGAAATCATTTTCGcgcttttctttccttttgtcGTCTGCTTCTCAACAGGAACAAGAGGCGTTACAAGACGAGAATTGA
- the LOC131886595 gene encoding RILP-like protein homolog isoform X2, with protein sequence MSWTRGDSPASLARPEGAGPGPSAHDTLAQRASSDSRPLVELSVAQVYDMAADIGREFESLIDAYGPDSITGLMPKTILALEYLEAFASENDAQITAIESLQSTIKHLELEDTKKYEERQRSAREMEQIEEHYKQETRDLLATVKRLQDENRKLASSLAAATERDSAFSEDEAYFEVDLVNRLQSVIDKQRGQIKKLDQNALDVRTENEELKCYNDKLNGCTKDLRRKIRSTQTQLHEMIDERAEITAKYNEAQRDIQILSRHLGDAAKECKDLSQEADHAKGRLVYSENDPNRPRFNLAELKEILQERNSLKAKVSDLQDELAMFRPRPATEASVNSPRHGYKVRLSGGGGGGGLANCDCSYHSKNFSSVESDEAIEAREAQSEDDLKSLKFEDLPVQGPLPEDPDDAPWKRGNESGIRKLFSFITTRVSTVSLTLVASAEQELNARMKANACSIGGSPGTQPQALQ encoded by the exons ATGAGTTGGACGCGTGGGGATTCCCCGGCCTCACTGGCCAGGCCAGAGGGGGCAGGCCCGGGGCCGTCCGCTCACGACACCCTGGCCCAGCGGGCCTCTTCGGACTCCCGTCCCCTGGTCGAGCTGAGTGTGGCGCAAGTCTACGACATGGCCGCCGATATCG GTCGTGAATTCGAGTCGCTCATCGATGCCTACGGTCCCGATTCCATCACCGGGCTCATGCCTAAGACCATCTTAGCCTTGGAATATCTCGAAGCTTTCGCTTCAGAAAATGACGCTCAAATAACCGCCATTGAAAGTCTTCAATCGACCATCAAGCATTTGGAATTAGAAGATACCAAGAAATATGAGGAACGTCAACGCAGTGCTCGG gaaatggaacaaattgaaGAGCATTACAAACAAGAAACCCGAGACCTGTTGGCCACTGTCAAGCGCTTGCAGGATGAAAATCGGAAATTGGCCTCGTCTTTAGCCGCCGCCACCGAACGTGATAGCGCCTTCTCGGAAGATG AGGCCTACTTCGAAGTGGATCTGGTGAACCGTCTTCAATCTGTGATTGATAAGCAACGAGGTCAGAtaaaaaaattggaccaaaacgCTCTGGACGTGAGAACTGAAAATGAGGAG CTTAAATGCTACAATGACAAATTGAATGGCTGCACAAAAGATCTTAGGCGTAAGATTCGCTCCACCCAAACCCAACTGCACGAAATGATCGATGAGCGCGCCGAAATAACCGCCAAG TATAACGAGGCTCAGCGTGACATTCAGATTCTGTCCAGACATCTCGGGGATGCCGCCAAAGAGTGTAAAGACCTGTCACAGGAGGCGGATCACGCTAAAGGGAGACTCGTGTACTCGGAAAACGATCCTAATCGACCGCGGTTCAACTTGGCCGAATTGAAAGAGATTCTTCAGGAACGGAATAGCCTCAAAGCTAAAGTGAGCGACTTACAAGACGAACTGGCCATGTTTCGGCCTAGACCGGCCACCGA GGCCTCTGTGAACTCACCTCGACATGGGTACAAAGTGCGATTgagtggtggtggaggaggtggtggacTTGCCAATTGCGATTGTTCATATCATTCCAAGAATTTCAGCTCAGTTGAAAGTGACGAAGCCATAGAAGCTCGAGAAGCCCAATC AGAGGATGACTTGAAATCCTTGAAGTTTGAGGACCTCCCAGTCCAGGGTCCTCTTCCCGAAGATCCGGATGACGCACCGTGGAAAAGAGGCAACGAGTCGGGAATTCGAAAACT ATTTTCGTTCATTACTACTCGTGTGAGTACGGTGTCACTGACCCTGGTGGCATCCGCCGAACAGGAACTCAATGCTCGAATGAAAGCTAATGCCTGTTCAATTGGGGGAAGTCCTGGAACGCAACCACAGGCCTTACAATAG
- the LOC131886595 gene encoding RILP-like protein homolog isoform X1 — protein sequence MSWTRGDSPASLARPEGAGPGPSAHDTLAQRASSDSRPLVELSVAQVYDMAADIGREFESLIDAYGPDSITGLMPKTILALEYLEAFASENDAQITAIESLQSTIKHLELEDTKKYEERQRSAREMEQIEEHYKQETRDLLATVKRLQDENRKLASSLAAATERDSAFSEDEAYFEVDLVNRLQSVIDKQRGQIKKLDQNALDVRTENEELKCYNDKLNGCTKDLRRKIRSTQTQLHEMIDERAEITAKYNEAQRDIQILSRHLGDAAKECKDLSQEADHAKGRLVYSENDPNRPRFNLAELKEILQERNSLKAKVSDLQDELAMFRPRPATEASVNSPRHGYKVRLSGGGGGGGLANCDCSYHSKNFSSVESDEAIEAREAQSEDDLKSLKFEDLPVQGPLPEDPDDAPWKRGNESGIRKLFRKVFGVSSVSSGSGLPHSISTPVLCQKDLEACETYKANSGQGLKKSFSRFSFLLSSASQQEQEALQDEN from the exons ATGAGTTGGACGCGTGGGGATTCCCCGGCCTCACTGGCCAGGCCAGAGGGGGCAGGCCCGGGGCCGTCCGCTCACGACACCCTGGCCCAGCGGGCCTCTTCGGACTCCCGTCCCCTGGTCGAGCTGAGTGTGGCGCAAGTCTACGACATGGCCGCCGATATCG GTCGTGAATTCGAGTCGCTCATCGATGCCTACGGTCCCGATTCCATCACCGGGCTCATGCCTAAGACCATCTTAGCCTTGGAATATCTCGAAGCTTTCGCTTCAGAAAATGACGCTCAAATAACCGCCATTGAAAGTCTTCAATCGACCATCAAGCATTTGGAATTAGAAGATACCAAGAAATATGAGGAACGTCAACGCAGTGCTCGG gaaatggaacaaattgaaGAGCATTACAAACAAGAAACCCGAGACCTGTTGGCCACTGTCAAGCGCTTGCAGGATGAAAATCGGAAATTGGCCTCGTCTTTAGCCGCCGCCACCGAACGTGATAGCGCCTTCTCGGAAGATG AGGCCTACTTCGAAGTGGATCTGGTGAACCGTCTTCAATCTGTGATTGATAAGCAACGAGGTCAGAtaaaaaaattggaccaaaacgCTCTGGACGTGAGAACTGAAAATGAGGAG CTTAAATGCTACAATGACAAATTGAATGGCTGCACAAAAGATCTTAGGCGTAAGATTCGCTCCACCCAAACCCAACTGCACGAAATGATCGATGAGCGCGCCGAAATAACCGCCAAG TATAACGAGGCTCAGCGTGACATTCAGATTCTGTCCAGACATCTCGGGGATGCCGCCAAAGAGTGTAAAGACCTGTCACAGGAGGCGGATCACGCTAAAGGGAGACTCGTGTACTCGGAAAACGATCCTAATCGACCGCGGTTCAACTTGGCCGAATTGAAAGAGATTCTTCAGGAACGGAATAGCCTCAAAGCTAAAGTGAGCGACTTACAAGACGAACTGGCCATGTTTCGGCCTAGACCGGCCACCGA GGCCTCTGTGAACTCACCTCGACATGGGTACAAAGTGCGATTgagtggtggtggaggaggtggtggacTTGCCAATTGCGATTGTTCATATCATTCCAAGAATTTCAGCTCAGTTGAAAGTGACGAAGCCATAGAAGCTCGAGAAGCCCAATC AGAGGATGACTTGAAATCCTTGAAGTTTGAGGACCTCCCAGTCCAGGGTCCTCTTCCCGAAGATCCGGATGACGCACCGTGGAAAAGAGGCAACGAGTCGGGAATTCGAAAACT ATTTCGTAAAGTATTTGGAGTCAGCTCTGTCTCCTCCGGTTCCGGTCTTCCGCATTCCATATCAACTCCAGTATTGTGCCAAAAGGATTTGGAAGCTTGCGAAACCTACAAAGCTAATTCCGGTCAAGGATTGAAGAAATCATTTTCGcgcttttctttccttttgtcGTCTGCTTCTCAACAGGAACAAGAGGCGTTACAAGACGAGAATTGA